From the genome of Gemmatimonadota bacterium:
GCTTCCGGTGTGACTCGTGCAGGCGTTGGAGGATCGGGAGCGAGAATGCGGCTGTCTTCCCGGTTCCGGTCGCGGCCTGGCCAAGGACGTCCTTGCCGGCAATGAGAGCCGGAATCGTTTCCGTCTGGATCGGGGTCGGTTCCTCGTATCCAAGTGCGGTCAGTGCTGCGAGGATGGAAGGATCCAATCCAAGCGCGGCGAATCCGGAGGCGCCGGCTTCGTCGGACTTGCCGGTTGCTTGCGTTTCATCCTCGGCTGCAAGGTCGGGGGTGTTCTCGTTGGTGACACGGGTAGGCATCGTTCAATCTAAACCTGCAATATCTCCTCCACCTGTTGACTGACGGCAGCCCCTGCGTATTCTCAAGCCTCATGCATCCTTTCGACACGCTGACTTACTGGCTCCTGCAGGCACTCGCGTCACTGTTCCTGGCGATTCTCTTTTTGCAATCAGGGATAGACAAGATCGTGGACCGACGCGGAAACCTCGATTTCCTGACCGGCCACTTCGCAAAGAGCCCGCTCGCGAAGACCGTCGGACCGATGTTTCTGACCATGACGATTCTGGAAACCCTGTCCGGGCTGTTGAGCGGCATCGGCTTCCTGATGATCGTGTTCATGCACGTTCCAGACGTGGCGTTCTGGGGGGCAGTACTGTCCGGGATATCACTCTGTGCGCTGTTCTTCGGCCAGAGGGTCGCCAAGGATTACGCCGGTGCAGCGGTGCTGGTGCCTTACTTCCTGCTGGCGCTGGTCGCGATGTGGTTGTTGGGGACG
Proteins encoded in this window:
- a CDS encoding DoxX family protein; amino-acid sequence: MHPFDTLTYWLLQALASLFLAILFLQSGIDKIVDRRGNLDFLTGHFAKSPLAKTVGPMFLTMTILETLSGLLSGIGFLMIVFMHVPDVAFWGAVLSGISLCALFFGQRVAKDYAGAAVLVPYFLLALVAMWLLGTSHLVTI